A window of Mesomycoplasma lagogenitalium contains these coding sequences:
- a CDS encoding aromatic motif membrane protein, producing MKNKFKLFLITNATCASFLSIITTSCSSYNFVNEKEVIFKDNIIRKQEKITLNSFINTIFNNNQQYIREFKDKQTIDNEQRMFLTKIANDFNWKLRQYQNQPTTENLNEIFNSKQWHDFNEFLKEKWYWYFTNLHQFSYQYLNVNDSLNQIIEKTNSKWQHSQEFLDNKKKIEHNFSGFEKFSKLTKEADSIEIMNDHHSSEIGSFYIRLNDYFFTSLSFKLIKDKNDQVTDIKIISIPNEIWTTSANKKIFLKPFQEIRHNIMYHTSSNIYSQQTIEIAITSSMENFEILTKSNGYWLNYLMVEFRNL from the coding sequence ATGAAAAATAAATTTAAACTATTTTTAATAACAAATGCCACTTGTGCTAGTTTTTTATCAATAATAACTACTAGTTGCTCTTCTTACAATTTTGTAAATGAAAAGGAAGTTATTTTTAAAGATAATATTATTCGTAAGCAAGAAAAAATTACTCTTAATAGCTTTATTAACACTATTTTTAATAATAATCAACAATATATTCGTGAATTTAAAGATAAACAAACAATCGATAATGAACAAAGAATGTTTTTAACAAAAATTGCTAATGATTTTAATTGAAAATTACGACAATATCAAAATCAACCAACAACTGAAAATTTAAATGAAATTTTTAATTCTAAACAATGACACGATTTTAATGAATTTTTAAAAGAAAAATGATATTGATATTTTACTAACTTACACCAATTTTCATACCAATATTTAAATGTTAATGATTCTTTAAATCAAATTATTGAAAAAACAAATAGTAAATGACAGCACTCTCAAGAATTTTTGGATAATAAAAAGAAAATTGAACATAATTTTTCAGGTTTTGAAAAATTTAGTAAACTCACTAAAGAAGCAGATTCAATTGAAATAATGAACGATCATCATTCATCAGAAATTGGAAGTTTTTACATTCGTTTAAATGATTATTTTTTCACAAGTTTAAGTTTTAAGCTAATTAAAGATAAAAATGATCAAGTCACAGATATAAAAATTATTTCTATTCCTAATGAAATTTGAACCACATCAGCTAATAAAAAGATTTTTTTAAAGCCATTTCAAGAAATTAGACATAACATTATGTATCACACAAGCAGCAACATTTATTCTCAGCAAACAATTGAAATCGCTATTACTAGTTCAATGGAAAATTTTGAAATTTTAACTAAAAGTAATGGCTATTGATTAAATTATTTGATGGTAGAATTTAGAAATTTGTAG
- a CDS encoding deoxynucleoside kinase, producing MIIGISGMISSGKSTLTTNLVKKFDNSEMLLEFNENDEVFNTFLRWFYEQKENLTIGFQTYIIENHSSIFVKKISEFHEKNKKNKVKGHFFLDRFSLEHYIFAKINLAHKEEKYMRAYDLAFKELITESELPDLAIFLDLNFETFKKRFFKRDRSVETDNWEKNKNYFETLYKNYKSIFIQLCKDYNLKYEIIDTNNLTEEQVQKEAEKIINYYASKNETNN from the coding sequence ATGATTATAGGAATAAGCGGAATGATTAGTAGTGGAAAAAGTACATTAACTACTAATTTAGTAAAAAAATTTGACAATTCTGAAATGCTTTTAGAATTTAACGAAAACGATGAAGTTTTCAATACATTTTTAAGGTGATTTTATGAGCAAAAAGAAAATTTAACCATTGGTTTTCAAACATATATTATCGAAAACCATTCAAGTATTTTTGTTAAAAAAATTAGCGAATTTCACGAAAAAAACAAAAAAAACAAAGTAAAGGGACACTTTTTTTTAGATCGTTTTTCTTTAGAACATTATATATTTGCTAAGATAAATTTGGCACATAAAGAAGAAAAATATATGAGAGCATATGATTTAGCTTTCAAAGAGCTTATAACAGAAAGTGAATTACCTGATTTAGCAATTTTTCTTGATTTAAATTTTGAAACATTTAAAAAACGCTTTTTTAAAAGAGATCGTTCTGTTGAGACTGATAATTGAGAAAAAAATAAAAATTATTTTGAAACTTTATATAAAAATTACAAAAGCATTTTTATTCAATTATGTAAAGATTACAATTTAAAATATGAAATAATTGATACTAACAATTTAACTGAAGAACAAGTGCAAAAAGAAGCGGAAAAAATTATCAATTATTATGCAAGCAAAAACGAAACTAATAATTAA
- a CDS encoding YitT family protein: MENKENCQKDCSEIKELKKREKNLKFGKKINFDAISKEIINIENQNQPKNLIEIIKKRPFSIFMMLISSFIFSFGISIVLFQSKTIPSGLTAIPTLITYIAPSTAPYFTLMYFGLNLPMFIIFWKKIKKSFLYLTLLWIIFQNLWALFFMIPIGEWGNIHNFFVYHISIKSSWNIDQVLLANDDLLPIIYYSVLGSILVGFSIGIAWKFGGSTGGTDIVSYFYSTKKKKPIGRLLFIISISIAFSSLIIFGSLGAFNIGSGKIYRLFGVQLISTLIYIFMTSSIVNIIYPKYKKVCISIYTTEPEKISAHLKNINYWHSYSIWKGTSGYTGNDIYKVQTITLLLEVKPILRHLKQIDPKIWISLEPVIETTGLFNTSKVE, from the coding sequence ATGGAAAATAAAGAAAATTGTCAAAAAGATTGTTCAGAGATAAAAGAACTTAAAAAAAGAGAGAAAAATTTAAAATTTGGGAAAAAAATAAATTTCGATGCAATTTCTAAAGAAATAATTAATATTGAAAATCAAAATCAGCCAAAAAATTTAATTGAAATAATTAAAAAAAGACCATTTTCAATTTTTATGATGCTTATTTCGTCATTTATTTTTTCTTTTGGAATTTCTATTGTTTTATTTCAATCCAAAACCATTCCTTCGGGTTTAACAGCTATTCCAACACTTATTACTTATATCGCCCCTTCAACGGCTCCATATTTTACTTTAATGTATTTTGGACTTAATTTACCTATGTTTATTATTTTTTGAAAAAAAATTAAAAAAAGTTTTTTGTATTTAACACTTTTATGAATTATTTTTCAAAATTTGTGAGCATTATTTTTTATGATACCAATAGGAGAATGAGGAAATATTCATAATTTCTTTGTTTATCATATATCTATAAAATCATCATGAAATATTGATCAAGTTTTACTCGCAAATGACGATCTATTACCAATAATTTATTATTCTGTACTAGGTTCAATTTTAGTTGGTTTTTCAATTGGCATAGCTTGAAAATTCGGAGGCTCAACAGGTGGAACTGATATTGTTTCTTATTTTTATTCTACTAAAAAGAAAAAACCAATAGGTAGACTTTTGTTTATTATTTCAATTTCAATTGCCTTTTCTTCGTTGATAATTTTTGGTTCACTAGGTGCATTTAATATTGGTAGTGGTAAAATTTATCGATTATTTGGTGTTCAATTAATATCAACTTTAATTTATATTTTTATGACCTCTTCAATAGTGAATATAATTTATCCTAAATATAAAAAAGTTTGCATTTCAATTTATACAACTGAACCAGAAAAAATTTCTGCACATTTAAAAAATATTAACTATTGACATTCATATAGTATTTGAAAAGGAACTTCAGGATATACAGGAAATGATATTTATAAAGTACAAACAATAACGCTTTTATTGGAAGTAAAGCCGATTTTAAGACATTTAAAACAAATAGATCCTAAAATATGAATATCACTTGAACCGGTAATTGAAACAACAGGATTATTTAATACATCAAAAGTGGAATAA
- a CDS encoding nucleotidyltransferase, which produces MAIAIIAEYNPFHNGHIYQLEYVKKNFPNDKIFVILSGKYVQRGEMAVASFEQRKKIALEYGADYVVELPFEYATQAAHIFASGALKIINDLKIDKIIFGSESNDVNNLIKIAETIYFNEQVYNKLLKANLKNGFSFPNASSKALSELTGEKIIYPNDILGLEYVKAIVFNNYKITPFTLKRTVAYHSQETNNQFASASLIRKMIFANQDVSEYTPMKFNFLPDRIENYYAKFQKIVRETPASELSKNPMISEGMENLFKKNIDAKSYEEFVEICTSRRYTSSRIKRVMLYVLLEKHKEK; this is translated from the coding sequence ATGGCAATAGCAATAATAGCGGAATACAACCCATTTCATAATGGTCATATTTATCAACTGGAATATGTTAAAAAAAATTTTCCTAATGATAAAATTTTTGTAATTTTATCTGGAAAATATGTTCAAAGAGGCGAAATGGCAGTCGCTAGTTTCGAACAGAGAAAAAAAATAGCACTAGAATATGGTGCTGATTATGTTGTTGAACTTCCTTTTGAATATGCAACTCAGGCTGCACACATTTTTGCATCAGGCGCACTAAAAATAATTAACGATTTAAAAATTGATAAAATTATTTTTGGTAGCGAAAGCAATGATGTTAATAATTTAATTAAAATAGCTGAAACAATTTATTTTAATGAGCAAGTTTACAACAAATTATTAAAAGCAAATTTAAAAAATGGATTTTCATTTCCTAATGCTAGTTCTAAAGCTCTTTCGGAACTAACGGGAGAAAAAATCATCTATCCCAATGATATTTTAGGTTTAGAATATGTAAAGGCAATAGTTTTTAATAATTATAAAATTACTCCCTTTACTTTAAAAAGAACAGTTGCCTATCATTCTCAAGAAACAAATAATCAATTTGCTTCAGCTTCTTTGATTAGAAAAATGATTTTTGCCAACCAAGATGTTAGCGAATATACACCAATGAAATTTAATTTTCTTCCTGATAGAATTGAAAATTACTATGCGAAATTTCAAAAAATCGTTAGAGAAACACCTGCCAGTGAACTTTCGAAAAATCCGATGATTTCAGAAGGTATGGAAAATTTATTTAAAAAAAATATTGATGCAAAAAGTTATGAAGAATTTGTTGAAATATGCACTTCTAGACGTTATACTTCAAGCAGAATAAAAAGAGTAATGCTATATGTACTTTTAGAAAAACACAAGGAGAAATAA
- a CDS encoding PTS transporter subunit EIIB yields MKNKDKILIVFLTIITLGFIWIYWKQKAKNNKENELSKTTKMVVDLDKLIENLGGKTNIDSLTNSHKRVKLYLNDSKKVNANEVQNMKGISGTLVSSKYIEIIVGNVAEHLANEVKRKLEK; encoded by the coding sequence ATGAAAAATAAAGATAAAATATTAATAGTTTTTTTAACTATAATCACATTAGGATTTATATGAATATACTGAAAGCAAAAAGCGAAAAATAATAAGGAAAATGAACTTTCAAAAACAACTAAAATGGTTGTTGATTTAGATAAATTAATTGAAAATTTAGGTGGAAAAACAAACATTGATAGTTTAACCAATTCACATAAAAGAGTTAAATTATATTTAAATGATAGTAAAAAAGTTAATGCTAATGAAGTTCAAAATATGAAGGGAATTTCTGGAACATTAGTATCAAGCAAATATATTGAAATTATCGTTGGTAATGTTGCAGAACATTTAGCAAATGAAGTAAAAAGAAAGTTGGAAAAATAG
- a CDS encoding DEAD/DEAH box helicase: METNFELAKKNKQNYKRILDNLFYIDKFDTSLFVNINNFDFIDIYRLIDEKSFEKLYNNPRFKIPLAEANLKKLAKEVKKAQNIEELETLFTNHNHFLTEEDKKRLELDFENEIKKISDDFQEKFQKNNYKWKKYLARAKNINSERNIWPMQIGMLFVSVEIEKRKIFAPLFFKEVNIEISNSQAYLFSDGEIKINEKLVWVLEKAGFLFEIDIDVSNYSIRELEKTIKEVWPNYNIKTFKNNCRKINENEINTGIQFHEGMVLGIFNSFGSHQRKIMEKIIENDELDEILEVEFNKNKYRKRIHDIIFEKRFNFVKINKTNFSQDKATVSAMTQNTIIWGPPGTGKSQTISNIIANIIFFNKTGLVVSQKKAALDVLKSRMNKLSIFCLFILNDNSMNKSAFYEPIIKLIEILENFQKDANPEPLKVIYDDEKQYIDIFNKFHNLENYEQILDSYSYLKRNIENFSIKTIESIYKLSKNIHLQAENIPKNMKKLKFAILESQLNKKINPLKKLFIKFSPETENDAQIIFNDLANFKGDIYTITEKIENISLDSLKDINDFYEFVFKDQKVEVSDEDSIRNFVFYRLFKKIDNFDKEMKKLYFKFVIAARTKHRDPYKFVLEHEKIIKELFPIIISSVDTELSKWNKNEFDYVILDESSQIFIEKAFPILYLGKIKVLAGDDKQMQPTNWFSVRSDVEDIELGNIESILNYAVFKGVYSILLDKNYRSNSAALMTFSSKHFYESQLDVIDKFNANKIDPIEVFQVDGKWEDKSNKVEAEFAIEKLKENLNDYNKIILLTFNTPQRELIENLIFHNHTELEEAINSEKVLLKNIENIQGDEADLLIVSVTYDKTTSLYNTYVSRPGGKNALNVAISRARDKIIVIKSIKAEEIETWNVNDDILLFRNWLLFLELSNQEKTNYLTLENEAVKKKRKDIPVSEFALEIAKVLNNSDFFENYSLKTITNYSIGSKKIDLAIVDQFDNYLLGFLLDDYSNYSSYEEYILFKDKNNYLKTSGYQLMKIKKLNWLINKDLIIQEIKEKVNAKFN; the protein is encoded by the coding sequence ATGGAAACAAATTTTGAATTAGCTAAAAAAAATAAACAAAATTATAAAAGAATTTTAGATAATTTATTTTATATTGATAAATTTGATACTTCATTATTTGTTAATATAAATAATTTTGATTTTATTGATATATATCGTTTAATAGATGAAAAAAGTTTTGAAAAACTTTATAACAACCCTAGATTTAAAATTCCTTTAGCAGAAGCGAATTTAAAAAAACTTGCTAAGGAAGTTAAAAAAGCACAAAACATTGAAGAATTAGAAACCCTTTTCACTAATCATAATCATTTTTTAACTGAAGAAGATAAAAAACGCTTAGAATTAGATTTTGAAAACGAAATTAAAAAGATTTCTGATGATTTTCAAGAAAAGTTTCAAAAAAATAACTATAAGTGAAAAAAATATTTAGCAAGAGCAAAAAATATTAATAGTGAAAGAAATATTTGACCAATGCAAATTGGAATGCTTTTTGTTTCAGTTGAAATTGAAAAAAGAAAAATCTTTGCTCCTTTATTTTTTAAAGAAGTTAACATTGAAATTAGTAATTCACAAGCATATTTATTTTCTGATGGAGAAATTAAAATTAATGAAAAACTTGTTTGAGTTTTAGAAAAAGCTGGATTTTTATTTGAAATTGACATCGATGTTTCCAATTATTCTATAAGAGAATTGGAAAAAACAATTAAAGAAGTTTGACCAAATTATAATATCAAGACTTTTAAAAACAACTGTCGAAAAATTAATGAAAATGAAATAAATACAGGAATTCAATTTCATGAAGGAATGGTGCTTGGAATTTTCAATTCATTTGGAAGTCACCAAAGAAAAATAATGGAAAAAATCATTGAAAATGATGAATTAGATGAGATTTTAGAAGTGGAATTTAATAAAAATAAATACCGCAAAAGAATTCATGATATTATTTTTGAAAAAAGATTTAACTTTGTAAAAATTAATAAAACTAATTTTTCTCAAGATAAAGCAACAGTTTCAGCAATGACACAAAATACAATTATATGAGGCCCACCTGGAACAGGTAAATCTCAAACAATTTCCAACATTATTGCTAATATTATTTTCTTTAATAAAACTGGCTTAGTTGTTTCTCAGAAAAAAGCGGCTTTAGATGTTTTAAAAAGTCGTATGAATAAACTATCAATTTTCTGTTTATTTATTTTAAATGATAATAGTATGAATAAATCGGCTTTTTATGAACCGATAATTAAATTGATTGAGATTTTGGAAAATTTCCAAAAAGATGCAAATCCTGAGCCACTAAAAGTAATTTATGATGATGAAAAACAATATATTGACATTTTTAATAAATTTCATAATTTAGAAAATTACGAACAAATTTTAGATAGTTATTCTTATTTAAAAAGAAATATTGAAAATTTTTCCATTAAAACAATTGAATCAATTTATAAATTAAGCAAAAATATTCATTTGCAAGCTGAAAATATTCCTAAAAATATGAAAAAACTAAAATTTGCTATTTTAGAATCTCAGCTTAACAAAAAAATTAATCCATTAAAAAAATTATTTATAAAATTTAGTCCTGAAACTGAAAATGATGCACAAATAATTTTTAATGATTTAGCCAATTTTAAAGGTGATATTTATACCATAACAGAGAAAATTGAAAATATTTCTTTAGATAGCTTAAAAGATATTAATGATTTTTATGAATTTGTTTTTAAAGATCAAAAGGTTGAAGTTAGCGACGAAGATTCAATTAGAAACTTTGTTTTTTATAGATTATTTAAAAAAATTGATAATTTTGATAAAGAAATGAAAAAACTTTATTTTAAATTTGTAATAGCTGCTAGAACAAAACATCGCGATCCTTATAAATTTGTTTTAGAACATGAAAAAATTATTAAAGAACTTTTTCCTATAATCATTTCTTCTGTTGATACAGAATTAAGTAAGTGAAATAAAAATGAATTTGATTATGTAATTTTAGATGAATCATCGCAAATTTTTATTGAAAAAGCCTTCCCTATTTTATATTTAGGTAAAATCAAAGTTTTAGCTGGAGATGATAAACAAATGCAACCTACAAATTGGTTTTCGGTTCGTAGTGATGTTGAAGATATTGAACTGGGAAATATTGAATCAATTTTAAATTATGCTGTTTTTAAAGGTGTTTACAGTATTTTATTAGATAAAAATTATCGTTCTAATTCTGCTGCACTAATGACTTTTTCTTCTAAACATTTTTATGAGTCGCAACTTGATGTTATAGATAAATTTAATGCTAATAAAATTGATCCAATTGAAGTATTTCAAGTAGATGGAAAATGAGAAGATAAATCAAATAAAGTTGAAGCAGAATTTGCAATTGAAAAGTTAAAAGAAAATTTAAATGATTATAATAAAATTATTCTTTTAACTTTTAACACTCCGCAACGTGAACTTATTGAAAATTTAATTTTTCATAATCATACAGAATTGGAAGAAGCAATTAATAGTGAAAAAGTATTATTAAAAAATATTGAAAATATTCAAGGGGATGAAGCAGATTTATTAATTGTTTCAGTAACTTATGATAAAACCACTTCATTATATAATACATATGTTTCTAGACCAGGTGGTAAAAATGCATTAAATGTTGCTATTTCTCGTGCTAGAGATAAAATCATTGTTATTAAATCAATTAAAGCTGAAGAAATAGAAACTTGAAATGTTAATGATGATATTTTATTATTTAGAAACTGATTATTGTTTTTAGAATTATCTAATCAAGAAAAGACAAATTATTTAACTTTAGAAAATGAAGCAGTGAAAAAGAAACGAAAAGATATTCCTGTTTCTGAATTTGCACTTGAAATTGCAAAAGTATTAAATAATAGCGACTTTTTTGAAAATTATTCACTAAAAACAATTACTAATTATTCAATTGGAAGTAAAAAAATCGATTTAGCAATTGTTGATCAATTTGATAATTATTTACTTGGATTTTTACTAGATGATTATTCAAATTATTCTAGTTATGAAGAATATATTTTATTTAAAGATAAAAATAACTATTTAAAAACTAGCGGATACCAATTGATGAAAATCAAAAAACTTAATTGATTAATTAATAAAGATTTAATTATTCAAGAAATCAAGGAAAAAGTGAATGCAAAATTTAACTAA